The sequence GGCGCCGAGCCGGTGGCCGAGGACGGCTACGGCGCCGCCCTGTTGCTCGACACCTGGGCGATGCTCACCCGGGCCGACCTGCGGGCGTCCGAGGAGGCGCTGCGGCGCTGGTCGAACGCGGTCGCGCTGGTGCGTCCGGCCCGGGCCGGCGGGCGGGTGGTGATCACCGCCGACGGGGCGATCCCGACCGTCCAGGCGCTGCTGCGCTGGGACCCGGGCTGGCACGCCGGCCGCGAGCTCGCCGACCGCGCCGAGCTGGGGTTCCCGCCGGTCACCCGGATCGCGTCGGTGACCGGCACCCCGGACGCGGTCGCGGACCTGCTCGGCCTCACCGAGCTGCCCGAGGAGGCGGAGATCCTGGGCCCGGTGCCGGTCCCGCCGCGGGCCGGCTCGGACGAGGAGCTCGAGCGCGCGCTGGTCCGATGTCCCCGCTCGCTCGGGGGCGCGCTGGCCGCCGCGCTGCGCGCTGCGGCGTCGGTCCGCAGCGCCCACAAGGCCCCGAACCCCGTCCGGATCGAACTCGACCCCCTGGAGCTGCTGTAGTGCAGCGCGGGCTCCGCGTCAGAACCCGGCGCCGGCCGCGCCGTAGACTTGGCGGCTGGTCGCGCCCGTCGTTTCGCGAGAGGTACTAGCTTGTCTGTCCGTCCCATCCGGCTCTTCGGAGACCCGGTTCTGCGCACGCCCGCCGACGAGGTCGTCGACTTCGACCGGCAGCTGCGCCGCCTGGTGAAGGACCTCACCGACTCGATGATCGAGGAGAACGGCGCCGGCCTCGCTGCTCCGCAGCTCGGCGTCTCGCTGCGCGTCTTCACGTTCCACATCGACGACGTCGTCGGGCACCTGGTCAACCCGGTTCTGGAGTTCCCGGACGACGAGGAGCAGGACGGGCCGGAGGGCTGTTTGTCCGTCCCCGGCCTGTACTTCGACACCAAACGGCGGCTCAACGTCGTCGCCCGGGGCTTCGATCAGCACGGGGAGCCGCTGCAGATCGTCGGAACCGAGCTGATGGCGCGCTGCCTGCAGCACGAGACCGACCACCTCGACGGAGTGCTGTTCGTCGATCGGCTCGACGCGGCGACGAAGAAGGAAGCGATGAAGGCGATCCGGCAGGCTTCGTGGGCGAACGAACCGGCGCCGACCGTGAAGGTCAGCCCGCACCCGCTGTTCGGGAAGGCCCGATGAAGCTCGTTTTCGCCGGAACTCCGGCCGTCGCCGTACCGCCGCTGGAGCGGCTGCTGCGCTCGGACCACGACGTCGTCGCGGTCGTCACCCGGCCGGACGCGCCGGCCGGACGCGGCCGGACGCTGCAGCGCTCGCCGGTCGCCGAGGTGGCCGACGCGCACGGCATCGAGGTGCTGACGCCGGTCAAGGCCGGTGACCCGGAGTTCCTGGGGCGGCTGTCGGTGCTCGCGCCCGACCTGGTGCCGGTCGTGGCCTACGGCAACCTGGTGCCGCCGTCGGCGCTGGTCGTGCCGGTGTTCGGCTGGATCAACTTGCACTTCTCGCTGCTGCCGGCCTGGCGCGGGGCCGCGCCGGTGCAGCACGCGATCCTGCACGGTGACGAGCTGACCGGCGCGGCGGTGTTCCAACTGGAGAAGGGGCTCGACACCGGGCCGGTGTTCGGCCAGCTCACCGAGGTGATCCGGCCGGACGACACGGCCGGGGCGCTGCTGTCGAGGCTCTCCGACGCCGGTGCCGAACTGTTGGCCCAGGTCGTAGACGGGATCGCGGCCGGTGCGCTGGCGCCGGTGCCGCAGCCGGACGACGGGATCTCGCTGGCGCCGAAGCTCACGGCCGACGATGCGCACGTCGACTGGGCGGTGCCGGCCTTCGCGATCGACCGCCGGGTGCGGGCGTGCACCCCGGCACCGGGGGCATGGACGACGTTCCGCGGTGCGCGGATCAAGCTCGGGCCGGTCCGGATCGCCCGCGACGAGGCCGGCATCGCGCCGGGCGCGCTCGTCGTGGAGCGCAAGCGCGTGCTGGTCGGGACCGCGACCGACCCGGTCGTGCTGGGCGACGTGGTGGCGCCGGGCAAGAAGCCGATGCCCGCCACCGACTGGGCGCGCGGCGCGCGCCCGGAGTCCGGCGACCACTTCGAATGACGATGACCAACGTAAAGGTGTACCTGTGACCGAGCCGACCGGCCGCCCCGACGATCGCCCGACCGGGCGCGAGCCGGGCGGCGACCGCCCGGCGCCGTCCGATCGCGGCCCCGGCGACCGCTCGGACCGCCCGCGTTCCGACCGCCCGACCGGCGAGCGTCGCTTCAGTGGGGGGCGCGCTGACCGTGGCACCGATCGTGGCGCCGGCCGTGGCGACCGGCCGGCCGGCGACCGTTCCGAGCGCGGGGACCGGGGATTCGGCGGTGGCCGCTCGGACGGTGGCGGGCGTTCGTTCGGCGGCGGTGACCGCGGCGGACGTTCGTTCGGCGGTGGAGATCGTGCGGGGTCGGGAGAGCGTTCCCGAGGCCCGCGCTCCGATCGGGGCGACCGCCCGTCCGGCGACCGCCCCGATCGCGGTGGCCGCGATTTCGGTGGTCGGGCCGACCGCGGTGACCGTGGCTTCGGCGGCGGTCGCCCTGACCGCGGGGGACGCCCGGATCGCGGCGACCGCCCGTCCGGCGGCGACCGGCCTGAGCGTGGCTTCGGCGGGGACCGGCCTGAGCGTGGCTTTGGCGGCGGTCGCTCCGATCGCGGGGGACGCCCGGACCGCGGCGACCGCCCGTCCGGCGGGGACCGGCCTGAGCGTGGTGACCGTGGCTTCGGCGGGGACCGGGCTGAGCGTGGTGACCGTGGCTTCGGGGGTGGCCGGCCGGATCGCGGGGGGCGCCCGGATCGCGGCGATCGTTCGTTCGGGGACCGGGCTGAGCGTGGCTTCGGTGGCGGTCGGCCGGACCGCGGGGACCGTGGGTTTGGCGGCGGGCGCGGTGGCGGTGGTGACCGCGCCGGGTCGGAGGACCGGCCGCGCGGGCCGCGTTCTGATCGGGGGGATCGTGCGTTCGGTGGCGACCGGCCCGATCGTGGTGGCCGGCCTGATCGGGGCGACCGTTCCTTCGGTGGCGGCCGTGGTGCCGGTGACCGTCCGGGCGGTCCGCGTTCCGACCGCGGCGATCGGCCGTTCGGCGGGAGCGGCTCGGACCGCGGCGACCGGCCCTTCGGTGGCAATCGTGACGCTGGTGGCGGCCCGCGTGGTCAGCGCTCGGACCCCGGCGACCGCCCCTACGGCGCCGATCGTCCGGATCGTGGCGACCGCTCGGATCGTGGCGACCGCCCCGACCGTGGGGATCGGCGAGACCGTCCGGAGCGTGGAGATCGTTCGTTCGGCGGGGACCGGTCGGACCGGGGGCCGCGGGCCGATCGTGGGGACCGTGCGTTCGGTGGCGGTCGTCCGGATCGTGGTGGTCGGTCGTTCGGCGAGGACCGCTCCGACCGCGGGGGGCGGCCCGATCGTGGGGATCGGCCTGACCGCGGGGGGCGGCCCGAGCGTGGGGATCGGCCCGATCGGGGGTCGCGTCCGGAGCGTGGGGAGCGGTCGGACCGGGGCGGCCGGGGCGGGGACGACCGGACCAAGCGCGCCTGGGGCTCGTACCAGAAGGCCGACCCCGACCCGGCCCGTCGCGCCGCGTTCGACGCGCTCGTCGCGGTCGCGGCGCGGGACGCCTACGCGAACCTCACGCTCCCGCCGCTCCTGGCCGAGCGGCGCCTGACCGGCCGGGACGCCGCCTTCGTCACCGAGCTGACCTACGGCACCCTGCGCCACCGCGGCACGCTGGACGCGATCCTGGCCGCGGGGAGCAGTCGCCCGATCGAGCAGGTCGATCTGCGGGTGCTCCAGGCACTCCGGCTCGGCGCTTACCAGCTCCTATTCACGCGGGTGCCGGCGCATGCGGCGGTCGCGGGGACGGTCGAGGTCGCGCGGGTGGCGCTCACCGATGGGCCGGCCCGGTTCGTCAATGCGGTGCTCCGGAGGGTGTCCGAGCGGGAGCTCGACGACTGGCTCACCGAGGTCACGCCGGACCTGGCGACCGATCCGATCGGCCACCTGGCGATCCGGCACAGTCACCCGGAGTGGGTCGTGCGTGCTTTTGCCGATGCGCTCGGCGAGAGCGTCGAGCAGCTCGCACTGGGCGATAGCGAGACCGCGGCGGCTCTGGCGGCCGACAATGCCCGCCCGGGCGTCGACCTCGCGGCGCGGCCCGGCCGGATCACCCCGGACGAGCTGGCCGCGGAGGTCCAGGCCGAACTAGGCCGCACCCCCCGCCACCCCAAGTCCCCACCCCCGCCCACCGATGCCCCCACGCCCGTCGGGGATGCCCCGCCCGCTGATGGTGCCCCGCCCGCTGATGGTGCCGCGCCCGCTGATGGTGCCCCGCCCGCGGATGGTGCTGCGGTGGCTGATGGTTCCGCGCCCGCAGGCAGCGCTACGCCCGCCGACGCGGTGTCTGATGGTGCCGCGCCCGTGGATGGTGCCGCGCCCGTGGATGGTGCCCCGCCCAGGGATGGTGCCGCTCCCGCCGAGGGCGCTGCGCCCGTGGACGGTTCTGCTCCGGCCACCGACGAGCGCACGAGCGCGCCGACGGACCGCTTGCCCGCCGACGGTCCCTCCACGGCAAGCACCGCCGCCCCCGCCGACGCATCCACCGCGGAATCCCCAGGCACGCCCGCGGTGGCTCCGGCCGACGGCGCCGTTCCGGCGTCCGCCGGCCAGCCCACGCCGGCGACTGCCGAGCAGCCCGCCCCGGCCGCCGCCGAGCAGCCCAGCCCGGCGGCCGCAGGCCAGCCCGCCCCGGCGGCTGCCGAGCAGCCCGCCCCGGCCGCCGCCGAGCAGCCCAGCCCGGCAACCCCGAGCGCCCCGGCGCCCGCCGACGACGACACGCTCCTCGGGCGTTGGTCGCCCGTGGCCGTCAAGCTCCCCGAAGGCGCCCCGGGCGACGTCAAAGCGATCGCCGACGGGCGCGCCCACGTGCAGGACGAAGGCAGCCAGCTCTGTGCCTGGACCCTCGCCACCGCCCCCCTCACCGGCCCCGACACCACCTGGCTCGACCTCTGCGCCGGCCCCGGCGGCAAAGCCGGCCTCCTCGGCAGCATCGCCGCCCAGAAGGACGCCCACCTCACCGCCGTCGAGGTCACCGAACACCGCGCCGAGCTGGTCGAGAAGGCCGTGACCGACCTCCCGGTCACGGTCCTCAACGCCGACGGCCGAGACGTCGGCACGCACCCCGACCTGCCCGAGAACGGCTTCGACCGGGTCCTCGTCGACGCACCGTGCACCGGCCTCGGCGCCCTCCGACGGCGTCCCGAGGCCCGCTGGCGACGCGAACCCAGCGACGTCCCGGCACTGGCCAAACTCCAGCGCGAGCTGCTGCTCGCCGCGATCAGGGCGGCCCGCCCGGGCGGGCTCGTCGCCTACGTCACCTGCTCGCCGCACCTGGCCGAGACCCGCGTCCTGGTCGCCGACGTCTGCCGCCGCACGAACGCCGAGCCCATCGACGTCCGCATGGTGCCGGAAGCAGCACGGGCCGCAGGCCCGGCGCCCAAGGGCAGCCCGGTGAGCGCGGCCGCCCTGCAGCTCTGGCCCCACCGCCACGGCACCGACGCGATGTTCCTCTGCCTGCTCCGCAAGCCCACAAACCCCCACGACTAAACTCGAGAGCCGTGGAGCTCTACGTCGCACCGAGCATTCTGTCCGCCGACTTCGCCCGCCTCGCCGAGGCCGCGCAAGCGGTGGGTGGTCCCACCGGCGCCGACTGGCTGCACGTCGATGTCATGGACTACCACTTCGTCCCGAACCTCACGCTCGGCCTGCCGGTCGTGAAGAGCATCAAGGCGTCGACCGACATCCCGCTCGACTGCCACCTGATGATCGAGGACCCGGGCCGCTGGGCGCCGACCTACGCCGAGGCCGGCGCCCACAACGTGACGTTCCACGCCGAGGCCACCGACGACCCCGCCGCCGTAGGCCGTGACCTGCGCAAAGCCGGAGCCAAGGCCGGTCTGGCGATCAAACCGGGCACTCCGCTCGAGCCCTACCTGGAAATTCTCAAGAACTTCGACACGCTGCTGGTCATGACCGTCGAACCGGGCTTCGGCGGCCAGGAGTTCATGGCCGAGGTGCTGCCCAAGGTCACCGAGGCGCGCAAGCGCGTCGAGACCGGCCACCTCGACCTGCGGATCGAGGTCGACGGCGGCATCAACGCCGACACGATCCACGCGGCCGCCGAGGCCGGGGCCGACACGTTCGTCGCCGGCTCCGCCGTCTACAACGCGGCCGATCCGGCCGCGGCCGTCGCCGCCCTCCGCGCCGCGGCGGTCGTCCGGTGACCGAATCGGCGGGTGACGCGGTGCACGCGTCCCCGCGCGGGTCGGACGGTCTGGTGCTCGTCGTCGACGACGACCCCGCGATCGCCGAGCTGGTCGCGATGAACCTCCGGTTCTCCAGCTTCGAGGTCATCGTCGCTAACGACGCCCGCAGTGGGCTGGCCGCCATCGAACGCCACCGCCCCGACCTCGTCCTTCTGGACGTCATGATGCCGCGCGTCGACGGGTACGAGCTCTGTCGGCAGCTTCGGGCCTCCCCGCTGACCGCCGCACTCCCGATCATCATGATGACGGCCAGGGACCTCTCGGCCGACCGCATCCAGGGCCTCACCGCCGGGGCCGACGACTACATCACGAAGCCGTTCGACCTGACCGAGCTCATCGCCCGGGTCCGCTCGACGCTCCGCCGCAACCGCGAGATGCGTGACGTGTCACCGCTGACCGGCCTGCCCGGCAACACCCGGATCCTCGAGGCGATCGCCGACCGCATCGCGACCCGGCGCGACCACGGCTGGGAGTACGCGGTCTGCTACGTCGACCTCGACAACTTCAAGACGGTCAACGACGTCTACGGCTTCTACCGCGGCGACCAGATGCTGACGGCGGCCGCCGCGGCCCTGCACACGTCGACGATCGGGGTCGCCGGCCCCCCACCGTTCCTCGGTCACATCGGCGGCGACGACTTCCTGGTCGTCTGCACGCCCGACCAGATCACGCCGATCACCGACCGCGCGATCACGCTGTTCGACCAGGCCAGCCGCGTCCTCTACGACCCCGAGGACCTGGCCCGCGGCTACTTCGAGGTCCTCGACCGGCAGGGCCGCTTACGTCGCCACGGCCTGCTGACGCTCTCGATCGGCGTCGCCCTCTCGACCCAGCGCCGGTTCACCGACCACCGGGAGGTCGTCGCGGCCGCCAGCGAGATGAAGTCGGTGGCGAAACGGACAGTCGGTTCGATGGTTGCCGTCGACCGTCGCAAAGATCCGGAACCGGGCCGCGGGCCGGAGGCGCGCAGGATCGAAGGCACGTGATCCAGATCGCATCGGTCGCGCCGACGGCGCGCCACCGTGATAAGGATGAACGGTAACGGTGGGATTTCTACCGTTCTGCAAACGAAGTAACGCGCGCTCCGGGGTCGGTGAAAGTCCGAACCGGCGGTGACAGTCCGCGACCCGTGAGCCCTTCGGGGTGAGCGGTTGACCCGGTGGAACTCCGGGACCGACGGTGAAAGTCCGGATGGGAGGATGCGCGCGGGTCGCGGCGTGCCCTCTCCGGGGTGCGTCGATACCCGTGCTGGCCTCTTCGTGCCTCCGGAGCCGTTCACGGCGAAGGAGGAGCATGTTCACCGGCATCGTGGAAGAACTCGGCACGCTCGCCGACGTCGACCGGTTGGACCGGGCGGCCAGACTCACGCTCGAGGGTCCGCTGGTCGCGGCGGACGCCCACCACGGCGACTCGATCGCGGTCAACGGCGTCTGCCTGACCGTCGTCGAGACGACCGACGACACCTTCACGGTCGACGTGATGGCCGAAACGCTGTCCCGTTCCGGGCTCGAAAATCTGAAACCGGGCGACCCGGTCAACCTCGAGCGGGCGGCGACGCTCGCCACCCGGCTCGGCGGCCACCTCGTGCAAGGCCACGTCGACGGCGTCGGCACGGTACTGGAGCGTCGGCCCGACACGCACTGGGAGATCGTCCGGATCGGGATGCCGGCGGACCTCGGGCGGTACGTCGTCGAAAAGGGCTCGATCGCCGTGGACGGCGTCTCGCTGACGGTCACCGCCGTCGCTGAGGACTGGTTCGAGGTCAGCCTGATCCCGACGACGCTCGCGGTGACGACGCTCGGCGCGCGGGCCGTCGGCGAGCCGGTGAACCTCGAGGTGGACGTGATCGCGAAGTACGTCGAGAAGCTGGTGAGGTCATGACCGAGTTCGGCGCGATCGAGCAGGCGATCGCCGACATCGCCGCCGGTAAGGCCGTCGTCGTCGTCGACGACGAGGACCGGGAGAACGAGGGCGACCTGGTGTTCGCCGCGTCCGCGGCGACCGAGGAACTGCTGGCGTTCACGATCCGCTACAGCTCCGGCGTCGTCTGCGCGCCGGTGACGGCGGCCGACGCCGACCGCCTCGACCTCCCGCCGATGCACCACACGAACCAGGACAGCAAAGGCACCGCGTACACGGTCTCGGTGGACGCCCGGGACAAGGTCACGACCGGGATCTCGGCGGCCGAGCGGGCGCACACGATCCGGCTGCTGGGGAACCCGGCCGCCGGACGGGCCGACTTCACCCGGCCCGGGCACGTGTTCCCGCTGCGCGCGGCCGAGGGCGGAGTGCTGGCCCGGGGCGGTCACACCGAGGCCGCCGTCGACCTGGCCCGCCTGGCCGGGCTGCACCCGGCCGGGGTCGTCAGCGAGGTCGTCAACGACGACGGGACGATGGCCCGCGTACCCGAGCTGATGAAGTTCTCGGCCGAGCACGGCCTGACGCTGATCACGATCGCGGACCTGATCGCCTATCGGCGGCGGACCGAGACGCAGGTCGAGCGGGCGGTCGAGACCCGGCTGCCGACCCGGCACGGGGAGTTCCGGGCGATCGGGTACCGGAGCACGGTCGACGCCACCGAGCACGTGGCGTTGGTGGCCGGGGAGGTGGACGGCGACCAGGTCCTGGCCCGGGTGCACTCCGAGTGCCTGACCGGCGACGTCTTCGGCTCGCTCCGCTGCGACTGCGGCCCGCAGCTGGACTCGGCGCTCGCGGCGGTGGCCGCCGAGGGTCGCGGAGTGGTCGTCTACCTGCGTGGACACGAGGGCCGGGGGATCGGTCTGCTGTCGAAGCTGCGCGCGTACGAACTGCAGGACGCCGGTGCCGACACGGTCGACGCCAACCTCGAGCTCGGTCTCCCGGTGGACGCCCGGGACTACGCGATAGGGGCCCAGATCCTGCTCGACCTGGGCGTGCGCTCGGTGCGGCTGCTGACCAACAACCCGGCCAAGCAGGCGAATCTGGAAGGCTACGGGGTGCGGGTGCACGACCGGGTCACGCTGCCCGCGCACGCTCACCCGGAGAATGTTCGCTACCTACGGACGAAGCGGGATCGCATGGGACACGAGATCGTCGGCATCCCGGACCTCGGGGCGATGGCGTGAGCGGGTCGGGTCTGGCCGACCTGGGCTCGGTCGACGCGGCCGGGCTGCGGCTGGGCATCGTCGCGAGCCGCTGGCACACCGAGATCGCCGACCGGCTGCTCGACCGGGCGCTGGCCGCGGCCTCGGTCACCGGCGTCACCGACGTGGTCAGCGTCCGGGTCGCCGGAGCGGTCGAACTGCCGGTGGTCGCCCAGGAGCTGGCCCGGCGGTGCGACGCGGTGGTCGCGCTGGGCGTCGTCGTCCGGGGCGGGACGCCGCACTTCGAGTACGTCTGCGACGCGGTCACGGCCGGGCTCACCCGCGTCGCTCTGGACTCGGGAACGCCGGTCGGGAACGGGGTCCTGACCTGCGAAACGGTGGATCAGGCCCGGGACCGGGCCGGGTTCGGAGACAGCGGCGAAGACAAGGGCCGGGAGTCGACGCTGGCCGCGCTCGACGCGGCCCTCACCCTCCGGGACCTGCGGAAGGCCCCGGCGCCGCAGGTGGGCTTCGGCGTGGGATAAGCCGCTGTCCAGCGCATGAAAGACTGGGGCACGTGAAAACGTTCGATGCGCTGTTCGCCGAGCTGTCGGCCAAGGTGGCCGAGGGAACCCCGGGTTCCGGGACGGTCGAGGCGGTACGGGCCGGCGTCCATACCGTGGGGAAGAAAGTCGTCGAGGAAGCGGCCGAGGTCTGGATGGCCGCCGAGCACGAGTCCGCCGAGCGGACCGCGGAAGAGATCTCGCAGCTGCTCTACCACCTGCAGGTCCTGATGCTGGCCCGCGGCTTGAGTCTCGAAGACGTCTACACCCACCTGTAAGGAGCCCCCGCGCATGCTGCGCATCGCTGTGCCCAACAAGGGCTCGCTCTCCGAGCGAGCCACCACGATCCTGTCCGAGGCCGGGTACCGCCAGCGTCGCGACCCCAAAGAGCTCGTTCTGGTGGACGCCGAGAACGAGGTCGAGTTCTTCTACCTGCGGCCCCGGGACATCGCGGTGTACGTCGGGTCGGGCGACCTCGATCTCGGCGTCACCGGGCGGGACCTGCTGCTGGACTCGGGGGCTGACGCCGTCGAGGTGCTGCCGCTCGGGTTCGGGTCGTCGACGTTCCGGTTCGCGGCCCGGCCGGGAACGGTTTCTACTGTTCGTGACTTGGCCGGGCGTCGCATCGCCACGTCGTACGCGGGGCTGGTGCGGTCGCACCTGGCCGACCACGGGGTCACCGCCGAGGTGATCCGGCTGGACGGCGCGGTCGAGACCGCGATCCGGCTCGGCGTGGCCGACGTGATCGCCGACGTCGTCGAGACCGGCGCGACCCTGCGCCAGCAGGGGCTGGAGATCGTCGCCGAGCCGATCCTGCGGTCGGAGGCGGTGGTGATCCGGGGCAAGGGCCGTTCGGAATCCGGCGAGGACCACCGGGTCGATCAGCTGATGCGCCGGATCAACGGGGTGCTGGTCGCGCGCCGGTACGTGATGCTGGCTTACGACGTCGAGATGGCCCGGCTCGACGAGGCGGTCGCGATGACGCCGGGCATCGAGGGCCCGACGATCTCGCCGCTGCACAAGGAGGGCTGGGTGGCCGTCCAGGCGATGGTGCCCCGGGACGAGACGAACCGGATCATGGACGCGCTCTACGACCTGGGGGCGCGGGCCATTCTGGTCACGTCGATCCACGCATGCCGGCTGTGAACGAGGTCGTCCGGTCGCGGCCGCATCGGTTGACGGTCGTCTGCTGGATCGTCGCGGTCGCGATCGTCGTGCTGTTCGTTGTGGTGGCGGTGCTGCTCGGGCGTCCGGTGCACGACGCCGAGGCCGAGGCGGACGCCGGGGGGCCGTTCGGGATCGGCGACCAGATCGGCATGGTGTTCCTGGGGGTGCTGCTGGCCGCCGGGGCGCTGGCGTTCACCCGGCCGCGCGTCGTCGCGGACGCGCACGAGGTGCGGGTGCGGAACGTGATCGGCGGGATCACCGTGCCGTGGACGCTGGTGCGCGCGGTCCGCTTCGACCGGCACTCGCCGTGGGCGGCGCTGGAGCTGCTGGACGACGAGCTCGTGTCGGTGCTCGCGGTGCAGGCCGCCGACAAGGAGATCGCGCTGGACGCGGTCCGGGGGTTGCGTCGATTGCACGCCGAAGCCTGGGGCGGATCGCCGCCCTCGTCGTAGCGCAGGGAACGCCGCCCGGCGGCGAGCCGTCGTGAACGGCTCGCCGCCGGGCGGCGCTATGGCTCGGCGGGATCAGGGCTCGGCGGGTATCAGGCCAAGTTCGTGACGAACGCGCTGAATCCGCTGGCGATGTTGACCATGCCATTACCTAGGGATCGCACTACGCCGGCCGCGTCACCCGGTTGGGTAACCACGAAGAACACCAGCAGGGCAATCGCTCCCCATTTGAGGAACTTCTTCATGTCACGCCTCCTCGCAGCGGGGGTTGGCGCCCACCAGCACTGCTGCCGCAGAGTCACAGCCCGTATACCAACAGTTAGAATCTAACACGTTGCTATGACTTGGTGACCCGTAGGCCGATTGTGTCCGATGACTGATCGCGTGGGGTGGGCACTCGGCAATTCACTCATGTGTTCAACCGGCTTCTCCTGCGCCGGGCTCGGCTGAGGTGTTGACGGCGTTAGCGTCAGTGATAGCCGTCTCCTCGTCGTCGGGGAGGACTGTCAGTTCGGCGGCGCCTGCGCGGCTCAGGGTACCGATTGGAGCGTCGGGTCCGGAGCGTCGGACGAGCGAGAAAGACGGTAATCCGAGGAGCGTCGACCGGCCGGAAGCGGTTCCGACGGCGAGGAACCAGTGGTCGGCCTGGTCGTAGTACATCCACCCGTCGTCGAGCCCGTCCCACTCGGCGGATGGATCCACAATGCTGTGGGGGGCGGGGGTGGTGGTCGTGTCCTGGCCGGAGGTGCTTTCGCCGGCCGGGGCCGCGCCGGCGGCGGGGGCGGTGCTGGCGGCGGGGGCGGTGCTGGCGGCGGGAGCGGACTCGGGACGGGGCTCGGTAGTGACCTCGGTAGTGACCTGGGCAGGGGGCTCGGTAGTGACCTCGGTTGTGACCTGGGCAGGGGGCTCGGTAGGGGACTCGGCAGGGGGCTCGGCCGTGGCCGAGGTCGCCGGTTGGGGAGCGGGGTCGCTCGTAGCGGCGTCGGCCGACCCGGCCTCCGTTGTGGCCTCCGGGAGGCCGGTGGGCGCGCCGGCAGGCTCGCGGGTGCTGATCGGGCTGGGGGCGGGCACGGTGCCGTCCTGGTTGGTCGTAGCGCTCGAGATCGGGTCCGAGTCTCGGCGGGCTGGTTCCCCGGCGGCGGCCGCTTCAACCGAGGCGCCCGAGTCGGCCGAGGCGGCTCCGAGATACGCGGTGGCTACGGCGGGAGCAGCCTCACCCCGGCCGGGACCGGCTGGGTCCTCAGCGGCCGCTGGGTCGTGAACGGCG comes from Cryptosporangium phraense and encodes:
- a CDS encoding bifunctional 3,4-dihydroxy-2-butanone-4-phosphate synthase/GTP cyclohydrolase II, giving the protein MTEFGAIEQAIADIAAGKAVVVVDDEDRENEGDLVFAASAATEELLAFTIRYSSGVVCAPVTAADADRLDLPPMHHTNQDSKGTAYTVSVDARDKVTTGISAAERAHTIRLLGNPAAGRADFTRPGHVFPLRAAEGGVLARGGHTEAAVDLARLAGLHPAGVVSEVVNDDGTMARVPELMKFSAEHGLTLITIADLIAYRRRTETQVERAVETRLPTRHGEFRAIGYRSTVDATEHVALVAGEVDGDQVLARVHSECLTGDVFGSLRCDCGPQLDSALAAVAAEGRGVVVYLRGHEGRGIGLLSKLRAYELQDAGADTVDANLELGLPVDARDYAIGAQILLDLGVRSVRLLTNNPAKQANLEGYGVRVHDRVTLPAHAHPENVRYLRTKRDRMGHEIVGIPDLGAMA
- the ribH gene encoding 6,7-dimethyl-8-ribityllumazine synthase, which codes for MSGSGLADLGSVDAAGLRLGIVASRWHTEIADRLLDRALAAASVTGVTDVVSVRVAGAVELPVVAQELARRCDAVVALGVVVRGGTPHFEYVCDAVTAGLTRVALDSGTPVGNGVLTCETVDQARDRAGFGDSGEDKGRESTLAALDAALTLRDLRKAPAPQVGFGVG
- a CDS encoding phosphoribosyl-ATP diphosphatase produces the protein MKTFDALFAELSAKVAEGTPGSGTVEAVRAGVHTVGKKVVEEAAEVWMAAEHESAERTAEEISQLLYHLQVLMLARGLSLEDVYTHL
- the hisG gene encoding ATP phosphoribosyltransferase, which encodes MLRIAVPNKGSLSERATTILSEAGYRQRRDPKELVLVDAENEVEFFYLRPRDIAVYVGSGDLDLGVTGRDLLLDSGADAVEVLPLGFGSSTFRFAARPGTVSTVRDLAGRRIATSYAGLVRSHLADHGVTAEVIRLDGAVETAIRLGVADVIADVVETGATLRQQGLEIVAEPILRSEAVVIRGKGRSESGEDHRVDQLMRRINGVLVARRYVMLAYDVEMARLDEAVAMTPGIEGPTISPLHKEGWVAVQAMVPRDETNRIMDALYDLGARAILVTSIHACRL
- a CDS encoding PH domain-containing protein, which codes for MPAVNEVVRSRPHRLTVVCWIVAVAIVVLFVVVAVLLGRPVHDAEAEADAGGPFGIGDQIGMVFLGVLLAAGALAFTRPRVVADAHEVRVRNVIGGITVPWTLVRAVRFDRHSPWAALELLDDELVSVLAVQAADKEIALDAVRGLRRLHAEAWGGSPPSS